NNNNNNNNNNNNNNNNNNNNNNNNNNNNNNNNNNNNNNNNaggcaggcaggcagggtgCCGCCCGAAAAGCCGCGCCACGTGGCGACAGAGCGCCCTCTAGCGGCGGCTCGTCCCGGCTCCTGGCGGGAGTTTTGGTTTCCCGAGAGCTACGGCGCTGCCTGGAAGAGGAACTCCCCTTCCCGCCGAGCCGCGCTCGCTTCCGTGTGGGTGCGGGAGGCCCATGGAGGAGGTTGCGGCGGGCAGAGGGCAGCGGAGGCAGAGGGCGGCCCGGCCTCGTGCCTCACAGGGCAGGGGCGCCGCCGCCCGACGCGGCCCGACCGCGCGGGAAGCCTCGGCCACCGAACGCTCGGCCGAACGCTCGGCGGCCGAGGCTTCCCGCGCAGTCGAGCCGGTCCCCCGAACCCTCTCGACGCGGAGCAGGGCGGCGGGCGGGCTGCGGCTGCGGGAGGTGCTGTCGCAGCTCAGCCTCGGCCGGCAGGACGTGTCGGAGGCGTCGGGGCTGGTGAACCACGTCGTGTCCCACCTGATCCAGGCCATCCGGGGGAGGGACGGCAGCTTTAGCTCCATCGGGAGGCTGGGAGCCGGCAGCTACTACGAGCGCGTCAAGGTGCGTCAAGCCGGGGGCAGAGGCGGGCGGACTGGGGCTGTCAGCCGGGAGAGGCCTGCGAGGTGAGCCGAGAGCGGCCTTTCAGCATccaaaggggagctacaggaaagaaggggacggGCTTTATAGCAGGGTCTGTGTGATAGCACAAAGGGAAACGGTTTCATTAAAACCTTACCcttgaagagggtagatttgggttgaatataaggaaaaagtctgtcacagtgagggtggtgagacactggcagaggttgcccagagatgtggtgaatgccccatgcctggagactttcaaggccaggttggatggggctttgtgcAGCCTCAtgtagctgtggtgtccctgttcagtgcaggggagttgggctagatggcctttaaaggtcccttccaactctaaggattctgtggCTGCTCGCTGGACAAGGGCCTGGTTGTGACACTGGACCCAGACggtggtggtcaatggcttcTGGACCTCCAGCAGCTTGGAGCTGCGACCATGGGGGAAGCATTGCTAGTAAACTGCTCTTCTCCACTTGAATGCACATCAGTCTCATAATACAAATCTGTCAGAAATAAGGTAACGTTTCACTCCCAATGTGGAAAATACACGCAGGCAGTTGCAGATACAGCTTCTGTTTTAGCTGAAAAGCTTAAAGGTAATACAACCCTAGTTGCATGCTTGCGTTCTTGTCCTTTGCAGATATCTGAACCAAATGAGTTTGATATCATGCTTGTAATGCCTATCACAAGACTGCAGCTAGATGAGTGTGACGACACTGGAGCCTATTATTATCTAACATTCAAAAGAAATCCGAAAGAGAAGTATTTGAATAGGTTTCTAGATGAAGATGGAAAATTATCAGCCTTTAAGATGCTTAAAGGACTAAGAGAAATTATTAAAGAGGAAGTAAAACACATTAAAAGTAAGTATTACATGATCAAGTTTCACTTGGGAGCACTAATATTGCATGAGTTGAATGCAGTTGCATTACGTATCGTGCAATATGTATCCTTCCCCTCAGTCAATGATCTCTTCAGGGCAGCATAAGTGGAAGTGAAACCCCATCTGCTCCTGCTATCTCGAGCTCTTGTTctaaaaatcactgcaaataCGCCAGAACCAACTATGTTGTTACTGGCTTATTACTCCACTGGGCAATCCTCTTTCCACGTCACAACAATGTACATTAAGAATCTGTGTACAGTACTACTGCCTGCAGGGCTATGTCTACACAAGAACTATTTGCTGAACTGGCAGCAAAAGGAATTACATTACTTGAGTCAGATAATGCATTACCTACTGTTATTTCATAGCTACCCATAAAATATATTGCCTTTTAGGGTGCTCTCTTTCTCATAAGCCTTCTGCCAAGTTGTGGGCAAATCTCTTCTAGTCTAAACATTTTCCATAGACATTCGACACTCCCTAGTCATTCCTGTTCATTAGAAGGCATTACTGTGTCTACAGAAGACATCAACAATAGagtcaaaatattaaaaataaatagataaatcaTACAGATGCTTCAGATCAAGAAGAGTTATTCTTATTTTGAGAGGGAGGCCTCAGCTGGCCTCcttactgttttatttaaaaaaaattatactcaTTTCACAAATCCTACAGGATAAAGTGCTCGATGCTTTTGACCAATTACAAATTCCTGCTCGGTACACATTTTTAACATCCTGCAAAAAGTGTTTCttctgttatgaaaaaaaagatcactttcttttttgttactAGATGTGGAAGTaactgtgaaaaggaaaaagcctggAAGCCCTGCAATAACTCTACAGATCAAAAAGCCTCCAGCAGAAATATCAGTGGACATCATCTTGGCTTTGGAAGTTCAGCAGAGCTGGCCTCCCAGCACGCAGGACGGCCTCAACATAGAATGCTGGCTAGGAAGAAAAGTCAGGAGAGATTTCAGACATAAACCAGTTTATTTAGTGgccaagcaaaacaaaaaagaaaagcttctaaGAGGTACTTCAAATACAGACAATAAGCCTAAGTTAAGAATTACCTTCTCTGCAACTTGATCACTCGATACAACTTGATAAATGCCATAAAAAGGGTATCCAGATTCTGTGCAGTATTCCGCCTTCAAGGTACAGATCTCTGTTTTATCCTGGATATATCCAGATCATCGTTGAAAACCCTCTTTAAAACACCAGCCTGGTAACGCTGCTTATCCTATGCTGAAATCTAAAGCCGAAAACTGCACTACAGACTATACAGTAACCAACCTTAACAGCATTATTTCAATGTTAAATTGGACAGATGAATATTACATATCTTTCCTGTACTAGTGCTGCACTTAACAGCAACAGCCACtcctttgtaaagaaaaaattaaaggcGATGtgtaaaaatacacagaagatCCCTGAAAACAGCACTTTATACATAGGTTATACACTTCTGCAGGAAGTAAACTATTTTTCTAACAAGATTCATTACTTCCTCATTGAACTTCGGCATGGCTGCAACATgcctgctgttatttttttcccgCTGTCACACCAAGCATGCATTAATTTGCAGAAGCATCCCAACTTGTCACTGTACGAGAAGAATCAGTAGTTTCAGCAAATACAGCTCGGTAACTTGGTGTATTTTTTAGTTAGCGCACCTATCTTACCAGTGCCAAATAAATCACCACTGCTCTACTGGGCTCTCTCTCCCAgtcaaaattaaatgcaaatagtAATCAAACCTAAAAAGGCAGGGACACAGTCTAATTTAT
The sequence above is drawn from the Numida meleagris isolate 19003 breed g44 Domestic line chromosome 3, NumMel1.0, whole genome shotgun sequence genome and encodes:
- the MB21D1 gene encoding cyclic GMP-AMP synthase translates to MEEVAAGRGQRRQRAARPRASQGRGAAARRGPTAREASATERSAERSAAEASRAVEPVPRTLSTRSRAAGGLRLREVLSQLSLGRQDVSEASGLVNHVVSHLIQAIRGRDGSFSSIGRLGAGSYYERVKISEPNEFDIMLVMPITRLQLDECDDTGAYYYLTFKRNPKEKYLNRFLDEDGKLSAFKMLKGLREIIKEEVKHIKNVEVTVKRKKPGSPAITLQIKKPPAEISVDIILALEVQQSWPPSTQDGLNIECWLGRKVRRDFRHKPVYLVAKQNKKEKLLRGNTWRLSFSHIEKAMLNNHGSIKTCCESNGVKCCRKDCLKLLKYLLERLKMKHPKELEKFCSYYVKTAFFHLCVTWPSDTDWQYENLEHCFQKCLEYFLHCLQDAQLPHFFIPRHNLLSVDDKASNDFLSRQINYQLNNGFPLFHQV